A portion of the bacterium genome contains these proteins:
- a CDS encoding Flp family type IVb pilin has protein sequence MFKQLWKDQEGLTTVEYALLLALVAIAAITAWTTLGQRVSTTVSSATTSLPTS, from the coding sequence ATGTTCAAGCAGCTCTGGAAGGACCAGGAAGGTCTGACCACCGTCGAGTACGCCCTGTTGCTCGCACTGGTAGCCATTGCCGCCATCACTGCGTGGACAACGCTGGGGCAGCGGGTCAGCACCACCGTCTCGAGTGCCACCACCAGCTTGCCCACCAGCTAA
- a CDS encoding Flp family type IVb pilin yields MLWKLWKDEEGLTTVEYALLLALVAIAAITAWTTLGSRVSTTVSSATTHLPTS; encoded by the coding sequence ATGTTGTGGAAGCTCTGGAAGGACGAAGAGGGGTTGACGACCGTGGAGTATGCCCTGCTGCTCGCCCTGGTGGCCATCGCGGCCATCACCGCATGGACCACTCTGGGGAGCCGGGTGAGCACGACGGTCTCCAGCGCCACTACCCACCTGCCCACCAGCTAA
- a CDS encoding Flp family type IVb pilin: MFKQLWKDEEGLTTVEYALLLALVAIAAIAAWTTLGQRTSTTVSSATSHLPTS, translated from the coding sequence ATGTTCAAGCAGCTCTGGAAAGATGAAGAGGGTCTGACGACCGTAGAGTACGCTCTGTTGCTCGCGCTGGTGGCCATCGCCGCCATCGCCGCCTGGACGACGCTCGGGCAGCGGACCAGCACCACCGTCTCGTCCGCGACGTCGCACCTGCCCACCAGCTAG
- a CDS encoding Flp family type IVb pilin has protein sequence MFKQLWKDEEGLTTVEYALLLALVAIAAIAAWTTLGQRTSTTVSSATSHLPTS, from the coding sequence ATGTTCAAGCAGCTCTGGAAGGACGAAGAGGGTCTCACCACCGTAGAGTACGCGCTGTTGCTGGCCCTGGTGGCCATCGCCGCCATCGCCGCCTGGACGACGCTCGGGCAGCGCACCAGCACCACCGTCTCGTCTGCGACGTCTCACCTGCCCACCAGCTAG
- a CDS encoding Flp family type IVb pilin, whose protein sequence is MFKQLWKDEEGLTTVEYALLLALVAIAAIAAWTTLGQRTSTTVSSATSHLPTS, encoded by the coding sequence ATGTTCAAGCAGTTGTGGAAGGACGAAGAGGGTCTCACCACCGTAGAGTACGCGCTGTTGCTCGCCCTAGTGGCCATCGCCGCCATCGCCGCGTGGACCACGCTCGGACAGCGCACCAGCACCACCGTCTCGTCCGCGACGTCGCACCTGCCCACCAGCTAG
- a CDS encoding ABC transporter permease produces MLLAYAWRGFTRRRTRTTLAVFGITLAIGLLVAVLAISSSVGQAIDDSLGAAGADMVVQRRVKPCPFAPVKLPKDLAEIPADVVAKTRAMPQVEAASGVLLLWAFWQGHPTVVAGIDPTMKTIGPVRISEKKPGQESKDNEKSCCAITKGRYLVRYDDRHVMLTAQYAKAIGKTVGDTIHLGPRDVFKIVGIVDLSGSARIAEAEAFIPLKTAQAMYGKGPVVDTIFVALRDQRSIDLVSQVIQQWIGEDTSITTSENVDAATAAVATLTRRSMLMVSALVLFFALLLIVRNALSSVAERLSEVGLMRAIGWRRLDVARLFVAEELFGGAIGGVAGCLVGWGLSYLYGYLAQPKLPSALSSFPPCSTTEPPLALPVDTVPSPLIFLIGFAAAIVIGSIAGLAASHRSGRLDPAEALRRL; encoded by the coding sequence TTGCTGCTTGCGTATGCCTGGAGAGGTTTCACTCGTCGCCGTACGCGCACGACGCTGGCGGTGTTCGGCATCACCCTGGCGATCGGGCTGCTGGTGGCCGTGCTGGCCATCTCGAGTTCAGTCGGCCAGGCGATTGACGACTCGCTGGGGGCGGCCGGCGCCGACATGGTGGTGCAGCGACGAGTCAAGCCCTGCCCCTTCGCGCCGGTCAAGCTCCCCAAGGACCTCGCCGAGATCCCCGCCGACGTCGTCGCCAAGACTCGGGCCATGCCACAGGTCGAAGCGGCCTCGGGAGTGCTGCTCCTGTGGGCGTTCTGGCAGGGGCACCCCACCGTGGTGGCCGGCATAGACCCCACCATGAAGACCATCGGGCCGGTGCGCATCAGCGAGAAGAAGCCAGGCCAGGAAAGCAAGGACAACGAGAAGAGCTGCTGTGCCATCACCAAGGGGCGGTATCTGGTCCGCTACGACGACCGCCACGTCATGCTGACGGCCCAGTACGCCAAGGCCATCGGCAAGACCGTGGGTGACACCATCCATCTGGGCCCCCGGGATGTCTTCAAGATCGTCGGCATTGTGGACCTATCCGGCTCGGCGCGCATCGCCGAGGCGGAGGCCTTCATCCCCCTGAAGACGGCCCAGGCCATGTACGGTAAGGGGCCGGTGGTGGACACGATCTTCGTCGCCCTCCGCGATCAACGCAGCATTGACCTGGTCAGTCAGGTCATCCAGCAGTGGATCGGGGAGGACACGAGCATCACGACCAGCGAGAACGTGGACGCGGCCACGGCCGCCGTCGCAACGTTGACACGCCGCTCCATGCTCATGGTCTCCGCCTTGGTGCTGTTCTTCGCGCTGTTGCTGATCGTCCGGAATGCGCTGTCTTCGGTGGCCGAGCGGCTGTCGGAGGTCGGGCTGATGCGGGCCATCGGCTGGCGCCGTCTGGACGTCGCTCGTCTCTTTGTGGCCGAGGAGTTGTTCGGCGGGGCGATCGGCGGCGTCGCCGGTTGCCTGGTGGGCTGGGGGCTGTCCTACTTGTACGGCTACCTGGCCCAGCCGAAGCTGCCGTCGGCGCTCAGCTCCTTTCCGCCCTGCTCCACCACGGAGCCACCGCTGGCTCTGCCCGTGGACACCGTACCCTCGCCGCTGATCTTCCTGATCGGCTTCGCCGCCGCCATCGTCATCGGCTCCATTGCGGGGCTGGCGGCTTCACACCGCTCCGGGCGGCTTGACCCGGCCGAGGCGTTGCGCAGGCTCTAG
- a CDS encoding ABC transporter ATP-binding protein: MTNDYVQANLLSKLYVAGTREVMALSEVSFQAPAGAVIGLSGPSGSGKSTLLNILGGLDRPTSGSVIVNDLPLDCLTDDGLTLYRRNTVGFVFQAAHLIAALTVYENVMLPLIPVALAEAEKERRVLAALEQANIAHRADHLPGELSGGEQQRAAVARAIVNEPSLILADEPTGELDADNAARIMEILTGFTDQGRTVIIASHDADVIGVTDRVLRLENGTLVDEA, encoded by the coding sequence ATGACCAACGATTACGTCCAGGCCAACCTGCTCAGCAAGCTCTACGTCGCCGGCACGCGCGAAGTGATGGCGCTGAGTGAGGTCTCCTTCCAGGCGCCCGCCGGCGCTGTGATTGGCTTGTCGGGGCCCTCGGGCTCGGGGAAGTCCACCTTGCTGAACATCCTGGGCGGGCTCGACCGCCCGACCTCCGGCAGTGTCATCGTCAATGACCTACCCCTGGACTGCCTGACCGATGACGGGCTGACGCTCTACCGCCGCAACACCGTCGGGTTCGTGTTCCAAGCCGCGCACCTCATCGCGGCTCTCACCGTCTATGAGAATGTGATGCTGCCACTCATCCCGGTGGCCCTGGCCGAAGCGGAGAAGGAGCGGCGCGTACTGGCGGCACTGGAACAGGCCAACATCGCCCACCGCGCCGATCATCTCCCGGGCGAGTTGTCCGGCGGCGAGCAACAGCGTGCCGCCGTGGCTCGTGCCATAGTCAACGAACCATCCCTGATCTTGGCGGACGAACCGACCGGCGAACTCGACGCCGACAACGCCGCCCGCATCATGGAGATCCTGACCGGTTTCACCGACCAGGGGCGCACGGTCATCATCGCCAGTCACGACGCCGACGTCATCGGCGTGACCGACCGAGTGCTGCGGCTGGAGAACGGCACGCTGGTGGATGAGGCCTGA